A window of the Paraburkholderia sp. ZP32-5 genome harbors these coding sequences:
- a CDS encoding metal-dependent hydrolase family protein, with protein MDRILFKNGALLDPLQKALQPGHNLLVEGGTIKEVSQQTIDAPDAKVIDLNGKTIMPGLIDLHAHMVATQFDLPSQVNMPNVFVTLKALPIMRGILRRGFTTVRDAGGAGFALKQSVEMGLAQGPRLFVAGRALSQTGGHGDGRARTDFMPGDAPCNCCVRVGALSRVVDGVDALRRAVREELQMGADQIKIMASGGVASPTDPVGALGYSEDEIRAVVAEAEARGTYVMAHAYTAESMRRAVRCGVRTIEHGNLIDEPTADLMAEHGAYVVPTLVAYEALHIEGVQFGLSAESAAKIDIVREAGLKSLEIFRNAGVKMGFGSDLLGPGHRMQSDEFAIRAKVLSPAEIIGSATTIGAEILGMTGKLGRLTPGAYADVLVVDGDPFRDLNCLTGQGEHIPLVMKGGRIEFNELH; from the coding sequence ATGGACCGCATCCTGTTCAAGAACGGTGCTCTGCTCGATCCGCTGCAAAAAGCCTTGCAGCCCGGCCATAACCTGCTGGTCGAAGGCGGCACGATCAAGGAAGTGTCTCAGCAGACGATCGACGCGCCCGACGCCAAGGTCATCGATCTGAACGGCAAGACCATCATGCCGGGGCTGATCGATCTGCATGCGCACATGGTCGCGACGCAGTTCGATCTGCCGAGCCAGGTGAACATGCCGAACGTGTTCGTCACGCTGAAGGCGCTGCCGATCATGCGCGGCATTCTGCGGCGCGGCTTCACGACCGTGCGCGACGCGGGCGGCGCCGGCTTCGCGCTGAAGCAATCGGTGGAAATGGGCCTCGCGCAAGGGCCTCGACTGTTCGTCGCCGGACGCGCGCTCAGCCAGACCGGCGGCCACGGCGACGGACGCGCGCGCACGGACTTCATGCCCGGCGACGCGCCGTGCAACTGCTGCGTGCGTGTCGGTGCGTTGAGCCGGGTCGTCGACGGCGTCGATGCATTGCGCCGCGCGGTGCGCGAAGAACTGCAGATGGGCGCCGACCAGATCAAGATCATGGCCTCCGGCGGCGTCGCGTCGCCGACCGATCCGGTCGGCGCGCTCGGCTATTCCGAGGACGAGATCCGCGCGGTCGTCGCCGAAGCCGAGGCACGCGGCACCTATGTGATGGCGCACGCGTACACGGCCGAATCGATGCGTCGCGCGGTACGCTGCGGCGTGCGCACGATCGAGCACGGCAATCTGATCGACGAGCCGACCGCCGATCTGATGGCCGAGCACGGCGCCTACGTGGTGCCCACGCTGGTCGCTTACGAGGCCTTACATATCGAGGGCGTGCAGTTCGGCCTGTCCGCCGAGAGCGCGGCGAAGATCGACATCGTGCGCGAAGCCGGTTTGAAGTCGCTGGAGATTTTCAGAAACGCCGGCGTCAAGATGGGGTTCGGCTCCGATCTACTCGGCCCTGGGCATCGCATGCAAAGCGACGAATTCGCGATCCGCGCGAAAGTGCTGAGCCCCGCCGAGATCATCGGCAGCGCCACTACCATCGGCGCCGAAATTCTCGGCATGACCGGCAAGCTGGGGCGTCTCACGCCGGGTGCCTATGCCGACGTGCTGGTGGTCGACGGCGATCCGTTCCGTGACCTGAACTGCCTGACCGGCCAGGGCGAGCATATTCCGCTGGTAATGAAAGGCGGCCGTATCGAGTTCAACGAACTGCATTAA